In Carcharodon carcharias isolate sCarCar2 chromosome 33, sCarCar2.pri, whole genome shotgun sequence, a genomic segment contains:
- the LOC121272207 gene encoding apolipoprotein A-IV-like gives MSLDLWISSPVMLPLCHISPQCSFTEQDLCYCYNFNCEIGFSTPVELKTKRSWLNLEPDKRQKLSSTEPDMRQKLSSTEPDMRQKLSSMEPDVRQKLSSMEPDVRQKLSSMEPDVRQKLSSMEPDVRQKLSSMEPDVRQKLSSMEPDVRQKLSSMEPDVRQKLSSMEPDVRQKLSSMDPDVRQKLSSMEPDKRQKLSSTEPDMRQKLSSTEPDMRQKLSSMEPDVRQKLSSMEPDVRQKLSSMEPDVRQKLSSMEPDKRQKLSSMKPDMRQKLSSTEPDMRQKLSSTEPDMRQKLSSMEPDVRQKLSSMEPEVRQKLSSMEPDVRQKLSSMEPDVRQKLSSMEPDVRQKLSSMEPDVRQKLSSMEPDVRQKLSSMEPDVRQKFLAWSQT, from the coding sequence AtgagcctggacctctggatttccagtccagtgatgttaccactatgtCACATCTCCCCACAATGTAGTTTTACGGAGCAAGATTTATGTTACTGTTATAACTTCAATTGCGAGATTGGATTTTCAACACCTGTGGAGCTAAAAACAAAGAGGAGCTGGCTGAACCTGGAGCCCGACAAGAGACAGAAGCTCTCTAGCACGGAGCCAGACATGAGACAGAAGCTCTCTAGCACAGAGCCAGACATGAGACAGAAGCTATCTAGCATGGAGCCAGACGTGAGACAGAAGCTCTCTAGCATGGAGCCAGACGTGAGACAGAAGCTCTCTAGCATGGAGCCAGACGTGAGACAGAAGCTCTCTAGCATGGAGCCAGACGTGAGACAGAAGCTCTCTAGCATGGAGCCAGACGTGAGACAGAAGCTCTCTAGCATGGAGCCAGACGTGAGACAGAAGCTCTCTAGCATGGAGCCGGACGTGAGACAGAAGCTCTCTAGCATGGAGCCAGACGTGAGACAGAAGCTCTCTAGCATGGACCCAGACGTGAGACAGAAGCTCTCTAGCATGGAACCCGACAAGAGACAGAAGCTCTCTAGCACGGAGCCAGACATGAGACAGAAGCTCTCTAGCACAGAGCCAGACATGAGACAGAAGCTATCTAGCATGGAGCCAGACGTGAGACAGAAGCTCTCTAGCATGGAGCCAGATGTGAGACAGAAGCTCTCTAGCATGGAGCCAGACGTGAGACAGAAGCTCTCTAGCATGGAACCCGACAAGAGACAGAAGCTCTCTAGCATGAAGCCAGACATGAGACAGAAGCTCTCTAGCACGGAGCCAGACATGAGACAGAAGCTCTCTAGCACAGAGCCAGACATGAGACAGAAGCTATCTAGCATGGAGCCAGACGTGAGACAGAAGCTCTCTAGCATGGAGCCAGAAGTGAGACAGAAGCTCTCTAGCATGGAGCCAGACGTGAGACAGAAGCTCTCTAGCATGGAGCCAGATGTGAGACAGAAGCTCTCTAGCATGGAGCCAGACGTGAGACAGAAGCTCTCTAGCATGGAGCCAGACGTGAGACAGAAGCTCTCTAGCATGGAGCCAGACGTGAGACAGAAGCTCTCTAGCATGGAGCCAGACGTGAGACAGAAGTTTCTAGCATGGAGCCAGACGTGA
- the LOC121272326 gene encoding uncharacterized protein LOC121272326, translating into MYSTSIKRKKKFENPKVEECGIWLDTRELKRRKKEPCSISKLLNPLSRRNYNIEVALNFTQTRAAQRCVKQTTVSSFFLPKSEGKLAKPPQTSTLRAVGAASPDSGKSVIEGETYASQPERIIDNNFCRDNFGCSAPTNQQERLPTILRAERSNSEEREPLRGTTHSNTTLSPNKQSCRALEQRQHFCLKGGASVDIVSQEPVSSHGSAGEVSASSDALSVPPDDLTRLDFTQDSQGNRVISHRKATRSPAVNCPSDRGTPVVGGKSDDWPPAKSAILCTQSFEAGLFGPLTSTQRTANREKGLLKRKAVAHSPKKVNSAQDKGLFPENKENIFGQLMYPNSASLKRPLVSHGTTPLLHRRNSLHDAESLAFKWPKTPRSDQSTLSLLFSQDSQGNRVISHRCPDNRCGVAFPDSLKLPLDHCTNSFSGGKGCSVPPIVKLPYLPFVVEPKYDDTFCPQADLLFTQDSEGNAVIRHS; encoded by the exons ATGTACAGTACATCAATAAAACGCAAGAAGAAATTTGAAAACCCGAAGGTGGAGGAATGTGGGATTTGGTTGGACACGAGGGAGCTAAAGAGGAGGAAAAAGGAG CCGTGTTCCATTTCAAAGCTGCTGAACCCTCTGTCCAGAAGGAATTACAATATTGAAGTTGCTCTAAATTTCACACAGACGAGGGCTGCTCAGCGGTGCGTCAAACAGACAACCGTCTCTTCGTTCTTCCTCCCAAAGTCCGAAG GTAAGCTTGCAAAACCCCCACAAACATCAACCCTGAGAGCTGTGGGTGCTGCCTCACCAGATTCTGGTAAAAGTGTAATTGAAGGGGAAACATATGCAAGCCAGCCTGAGCGGATCATTGACAACAATTTCTGTAGAGACAACTTTGGCTGTTCCGCTCCTACAAACCAGCAGGAGAGGTTGCCAACTATTTTAAGAGCAGAACGTTCTAACTCGGAGGAGAGAGAGCCTCTTCGTGGGACTACACACAGCAACACTACACTATCACCAAACAAACAGAGTTGCCGGGCGTTAGAGCAAAGGCAGCATTTCTGCCTTAAAGGTGGCGCCAGCGTCGATATTGTTTCGCAGGAGCCAGTATCCTCACATGGTAGTGCAGGCGAAGTGTCTGCCTCCAGTGATGCTCTGAGTGTGCCTCCTGACGATTTAACCCGGCTGGATTTCACTCAAGATTCACAAGGGAACCGAGTTATCTCGCACAGGAAGGCGACGAGATCACCTGCTGTAAATTGCCCATCGGACAGGGGAACTCCTGTTGTAGGAGGGAAGTCGGATGACTGGCCTCCAGCCAAGTCAGCAATTCTGTGCACGCAGAGTTTCGAAGCAGGGTTATTTGGCCCTCTCACCTCCACGCAACGGACTGCAAACAGAGAAAAGGGGTTATTGAAAAGAAAGGCAGTGGCGCATTCACCCAAGAAAGTAAACTCAGCGCAGGACAAAGGTTTATTTCCAGAGAACAAGGAAAATATCTTTGGGCAACTGATGTACCCAAATTCAGCATCTTTAAAAAGACCCCTGGTGTCACATGGAACCACACCACTCCTGCACCGTCGGAATTCCCTGCACGATGCTGAATCGCTGGCTTTTAAATGGCCAAAAACACCACGCAGTGATCAGAGCACGTTGTCACTTTTATTCAGCCAAGATTCACAGGGAAACAGGGTTATCTCCCACCGGTGCCCAGACAACAGGTGTGGGGTGGCCTTTCCCGACAGCTTGAAGCTCCCATTGGACCATTGCACTAATTCCTTTAGCGGGGGCAAAGGCTGCAGTGTTCCTCCAATTGTGAAGCTGCCTTATTTGCCCTTCGTGGTAGAGCCCAAATATGATGACACATTCTGTCCACAAGCAGATTTACTGTTTACACAAGATTCCGAAGGCAATGCAGTGATCAGACACAGTTAA